In the Salmo trutta chromosome 13, fSalTru1.1, whole genome shotgun sequence genome, GAGCTGGCAGGACAGACCATTCGTTCGGTCGACCCAGTTCCTGTGGGCATTATACTGATTCGCTCTTAATAATCTTTGGGCTGCAGCGTGTCGCGTACTGGGACCTGGCAGTGGCTGTTACGCCATTCCTCTGCACAGCTTTTGAAAATTGTCTAGAAATTACAGCTTCAGGGTGTTGTTGTTAGCTTGAGCTCTTCGTCTCCGAAACGTGTCCTTTATGCACATTCTTCTCTTCTTCCAAATCAATATGGAAGACAAGAGGCAGAGTTTAAGCAAGCGTTGCTGCCCAAGAGTCGAGCAAAACCTCTGATTCGTCCAAAACAAAGAAAGATGTTTTTTTATGATGAGCTGTTTGAGAAATGTACTGTACTTGctttgtttgtgtgggtgtgtgtttgtattagtGTATTGAATGTTTTTGAGTGTACTATGTGCTCATACCCTTCAGTGGGTGTGTAGACAAGTGCAAGATACATAATATGCTATGTTTACATAActttgtgtgtgcatatgtgtgtgtatgtgtgcgagcgtgcatatgtgtgtatgtgtgtgtgtgtgtgtctgcaagcATCCGTGTATGCTCACTGCTTTCCCAGACCAAGTAAATAAAATCAGACAACTAGTCAATGAGGAACAGGGAGCAATGTTTAAGTACTTAGTCCTAGATAAATTCACCTATAGTAACATCTCTCCTGTCCCAGTCAGTTAATTGGCTGCCGTGTTCATTAGTTTAGGCTCCCCACAATATCTGCTGAGAGAGAGCGTTTATCAGAGCACAGACACATCAGTCTATAGACTGTGTACCTGCTCTAAAACCAGCCACAATCCAAACTGTGTCTCTCTGTGCACAATGTTCCTCTACATGTTCGGCATTCAAAATCATCCCTCCAACTCCCCGTGGTAACAGAAACCGCTTGGGGTATACGTTTCCCCTGAAACAAAGATTGAAAACACCAAAGAAAGTGaagttccctctttctctcactgtggCTGTGCTTTTTTCACAGTGGGACAGAAGCGCCTATCTTCAGTCACTAGGATTTGCCTCCAGAATCTCGACATGGATACCCTAAATGAGATCCCAAATCAATATGCTCCCTTAGTGACAGCTGCCATTGATCAGAGCAGAAAAACTAAACAAGCCGCCTGCATACAGGCCTGGGCCAGGCCCTGTAAGACGACGTGAGGAGCCCTGGGCCAGGCCCTGTAAGACGACGTGAGACTTGAATGAAAACCAACACTTTTTGATGACCAAAATAATTCACGAATTACAGATCGGTCCATCAGCATCTATCAGAGCGCTGCAAACTCAAAATAATTGATATAAATTGATGTTGGGCCTGGCATATGCAATGAGGGAAGCatcaaaacaaaaaataaatcaaaataaaccTTGGAACAAGTacgaaggagcaaaataataaataaggagagaagagaagaaacaTGTCTTCTCAAAGCAAATGAAAAATGTTACCTTTTTATCGCTTGCAAATAACGATTAGTAAGTACCAAACTAAATATTAACTCATTATAATTACATACATGTATACAACATGAAATGTTTCTGGTGTTCTTATGATTGCTACTGTTTAGCTGATAGACATCTTGTAATTGTATATCTGTGAGTCAAAATGTAATTTCATCATAAAACCTTGAGTAACTCATTAAcacaaaaacacatttgaatGTTTTTAACTCATTCTAACCAAGAGACTGAAGCTATTTCCCCATCACCCCTGTTCAGATCCCTATCCCTCCTCACCTGTAGATGAGCGTGTCATCCAGGGAACTGTTGTACTGGACCTGGTACATCCTGATCCCAGGGACGTGGTTCTGATATGGCCATTTGATCAGCACTGAGCTAGCTGTCAGCTCCGCCATCAGCACCCTTCCCTCCTGGTTCCTCCGTGTGTCATTGCCCGTGGCTGTGGTGGACTTGGCCGAAGTGAGGATGTCTGAAGGGCCAGGGTCGGGCTCCCGTAGCCGGTTGGTGCTGTTGGCCAGGTGGGGGAGGAGGTTGACAACCAGCTCCACTTGGCCCGTGGACTCCCCCGCCGCGTTGGAGGCAATGCAGGTGAAGATTCCAGAGTCCTTCATGGAGGTGATGTTGATGTCCAGGCTGCCATTGCTGAAGGTGACAGTCCGTGACGTGTTGGAGATCAGACGGCCCTCAGGGGAAATCCAGTGAATCTCTGGGTCTGGGTCTCCGTTGGCCTTGCACTTCAGACTGGTTGGCTGGCCCTCCATGGTGAAGGTCTTGGCAGACTTCCTGGTCATGACCGGAGGGTCACAGATGAACTCCTCCTCTGGGATAGTCCAGAAGTACTTGGCTGTGAGGTCTGGAGGAGAGGCGCAGGTCTCCAGGTCATCTTCTCTGGTCAGCCTCCTCAGCCACAGCAGTTCACAGTTACAGTGGAGCGGGTTTCCACCAAAACTCATCACCAATGATGACTGAGGAGATCCTTTGGCTTTAGCGTAGACGGGGATGCGCAGAAAAAGTGGATCCGGTGGGATCTTCTTCAGCTTATTGGAAGTCATGTCTAGACGCGCCAGCTTGTGCAGGTTGGTGAAGATTCCTTGGGGCACATGCTCTATAAGATTATGGTCCATGTTAAGGGTGTTGACGTTGGTTAGACGACCTATCGTCTCCCAGGGGATGTCCACCAGGTTGTTGTAGGACAGGTCCAGGTCTTCCAGGGTTCCTGTGAAGTCGTCAAAGGCGTGGGGAGAGATATCGTGCAGCTGGTTGTTGGCCAAGATTAGGTGCCTAAGGTTGGTGAGCCCCCGAAAGTGGTCATCCCTGATCACACTCAGACGGTTGCTGTCCAGGTGCAGCGCTCGCAGCCGCTTGAGGTCCTCGAAGGTGTAAGGCATGATCTGGCTTATGGTGTTGCGGGACAACGTCAGATGGATCAAACTAGTCATGTTGGCAAAGTCCCGCCTCCTTATGGCTGTGATAAAGTTCTCAGTGAGCCGCAGCTCCACTGTGCGCCGGTCGATGACGGTGGGCACAAAGAGTAGGCCTGTCTTGGCACAGAGGATGGCCAGCGAGGGGGACAGGTTCTGGCACATGCAGCGCTTGGGGCACAGCTGCCCCCTGATGGAGACGGCCAGCACCAACAGGGAGAAGATCAGCCGGTCCATCCTCCCTCGGGCGTTCTGGGGAAACTGCAAGGCAAAGAAGAGAGGCACTGGTCAGGACATGTCAGGATGTGGTACTCCAAGTGGGGAATTTACTAGGAGAATCAAAATGTATATCTACGTTTATCACAGTGGTCAAACTGAGATGAAATATCTCTATCAGCCATGATCGGAATGCAAAACAGCAGTGTTCGCCCTGCATTCAGATGATCAAAGCCAGTAAACGTATGTGAATACATTTCAAGGAGTGGGCAATACCCTGAATTAAATGTTTAGCACACACTGAAGCATAAGGCAAAGGTGACGTTTCAAGCGAGCCAATTTTATTAACGGCTTGTTTCTTATTTTCCTCCTCATAGATACTTCTTGAAGATTTTCGGGAATCATACACATGGTATGCTAATATGACCAATGAAGAGATAAGGACAAAGAATAGGTGTGTGTAATTATAGCTTAGCAAATCATTTTACTCAACATGCAATCCCTGGACAAAGTTAGTTGGCTGCCATATCACAGTTTAAGGATCTACGGGTCTACCTTCTGTGGATTTTCTAAAAGCCATTTTTTTTAACATAGCTCCCTCCATCTCCAACATGAGTGAAAACACAAATATATCTGTATTGAAGACGGCAACTgggaatgcatatacagttgtagTAAAAGCACGCAGTCATCCACCCACACACTTACGAACTCATTTTTACGAATACACACGCAAATACACAAACAGCAATGCACACTCAACACACAGCATGAGTACATGCgtaacccacacacactctgaaaATAAGATTGGTAGTCCTACTACAAATGGAAAAGATCTTCCTGAAATGAGGTAGCAAGACAGATTTGAAGTGCTATGAACTGCCGATGGCCGAGatgttctcatctctctctcttgtcgTATGATGCATATCCATAAAATGGCACTTTAATGTATTTATCCTGGTAATTCCTTGTTCATGGCAAAgtaccctaaacacacacacacaatatctgtATTTACGACAGCATTTCTGCGGTTACAGTTCTCAGCTTTACAACTCAATGCACCAGGACATGTATGGGATTTGTCATCGGCCATTAAAAAGGCCTTATGCTCTTCTCTGTGAATTTAATAAAACCATTGAATGGATTTGGAATGGAGATGTATGATGCTATTGAATAGCTTCTCGCGTGTGACCAAGTGGCCATCCGCCATACAGCATCAACAGAAACACAGCAGCTGCCCATATGCATCTCATTTCACTGCCCCATCTCACAGCTGCACCTTGGATTACGGGGCTAATGCTATGGTGAATACCAAACAAACGTAAAGACATGGACACCACGTTGAAACTCTTGAAATCTTTTTTATAAACATTCAATTTTATAGGACGCATTTGATCTAGTGAATAGAGGTGCAGTAGACACTGATGCAGTTACTCTCAAGGTCAAATCACTGTGTGGGACATTTAAGCTACCATACATACCGTAATAGCCTACACAGCGTAAGTGGATCAAATAGGGTGGATGCTCTGAAAAACGTTTACCTCCTGGTTCTTCATAATTAAAAAGGAATGAACTGTACTGCCAGACAACACAAAAGCCAACTTAGCTTCAAGTGCTTATCCTGTAGCAATCCCGTCCTTTTAACGACATGTCAACAGCTATTAGCAACTGTAAATTGCGGTTTTGCCGGGAAGGAACAAAGAAATGCAGTGTATACAAATAAAGACTAACAATAAACACACAGATGTGTTGCTCCGTTGTTGAATAAATGGCGGGTCAGGTTGCTTTCAACTTGATAAGGGGAGATGTGGGTAAACCGGCAAAACAACATGGCCGCTGTTAAATTTCCCTCTGttaatcatctctctctctctcaagctaaGCTGTTGTAAGACAACACCATCATCTAAAGGTCAACAATCTGCTCTAAGAATGAGGGCCTGATTTCCAACTCCTCTCATATCAGATGTACTGAAGCCACAGCCCCGTCAGCCGTAGCAGGGAAACATCATTATGTGGGCAGAAATCTCCCAAGGTACAGGGCTTAAAATGCCAAGCAGCTAACCGTCAGCTCTCTGGTGAATCTTGGTGGGGAGACTGGAGACAGTTGACACCCCAGAGCTTATTTACGGGATGAGCctccactctgctctgctctgacaGAATTCTCTGACCCCCGTGCCTCCCCACAACGGAGATGGATTAGGCTGTCGAGCTGTGGAGTGGAACGGTCTGCAGTGCCCCAGGGGCCCAGGGAGGGCCCAGTCGATGAGAACTGCTGCCCCGCCCTCTTGGGATCGGGCTGCGGGAGAAGAGAATAGGAGCAAGACCCAGAGCGGTTCACTACGCATGGAGTAAATACAGCCAGGGCGATACTTGACGGCTGCCGTTTTCTCCACTCGGAGAAAAACAGAACACGGTATCACTTGTCCCGCTGTTATTCAAGGAATCACGCTTCTGCTTACTGTCAGTATGTTTTAATGCTGAAGAGTTGTACAGGAGCACTAATGTATTCTGGTCTTGCTGGTACAAGACAGGCTACAAGCGTGTGCAAATACTAAGTAATTAAAACATGAGCATCGTTcgttttttaaatcatatgaaTGACCAAGTTTCTACAGTATACGTTGAAACATGAGGCAAGACGAAAAGAGCCTGGTAGAACGCGATGTCAGTAGTACACCAATGACCTCACATAGAGGACGACGACGGGAACATATATAAAGGGAGATTATTTCTCCTTCTCAGAAGGGCCTACCACATTAACTGACAGAGAAGATCTGGCACACGCAGATGTTTGTTGTCTCAGCTTGCCCATCTGCCTTTAGAGCAAGAACTTCATTGCTAGGACAATCGTATCGGTTCGCGATATTTAATCACGACGCATGAAATGTTCGTTCATCATAACAATGTGGCACCACATCCTGTGCGTCTGGCTGACATGTTTTGACAGATATGCGCTCATGCCATTGTTTTCTGTGGTAAGTAAAGAGCTACAAATATCACAGcggtgtttttttccccctactTGATGGTATGACGCCGATATTCAAACAGAAGAGTTCCACAAATATTTTTCGGGATAAGTAGACGATTCTGGTTCGGGTGTTTGTTCAGAACGCTGCTCTGGTCCGGAGCGTATCCATTAGCCCACGGACCAAAGGCCTATCTCTCTCACATCccattacacaccaccaccactctcctcctcagATGAAGGGACGGACTGGAAAGAGAGAAAACAAAGTGCTTCAGCAAGACGCTGTGCCATGCATCTCTGCTATTGGTCAGGGTGACCCTCAGAGTGTGCTCCGAGGTGTTCGGTCTCATAGCAACCGCAGATGAACAGGCAGACTAGGGGTCTAGGAGAAGGAGATTGGGTTTCAAAAACCCGTAAATTGTATATTTGGAGACTTGTGTTGTTTGTGCTTGGGTCTGTGTAGGATTGAGATGGGACTGCGGCGGTGCTCAGACGGAGGGAGACCGCAAGAGAATCAAATCATTTGACACACTGTCTCAGCCACTGAGTCATTTCAAGCGACACATAAACACTGAGGGGCAACATACCACTATATCCTACATAGTACATTTACAGTATGCTAGTAGATACCCACAGAGTTCCAGtaattgcgctaacgctagttagcattggctcgcataACTACCTCCagcttccttcatactggatacaGACATAACAAAATGGTCCCcaatgagttcatctgactctggagaaGTAGACGAAGGGCCTCATTGctaaaatcccgaagtatccttTAAATCATTAACTCCGCTGCGTGACATCAACTACGCAGTATTAATGGGGAAACGAGGCAAAAAGTTCCTCACCATCTGTGCTTGTCAAATAAAATGGATAACGCACCCACTGCATATTACAGTAACTGGGTTTTGTTTGATGCTAGACACTGAGCAGACTTTCCAAGAGGGTATTTTGGAGCCATATTCAATGTGTTCCAGCGGTTcagttacagtacaacattatgTGATTATTGCAAGGCAAATAACCTCAGGGTTTAGTATAACCTACTGTACCATAAACCCAGCAAGCCTTCAAAAAACCTGCTTTGACTGGAGCCTTAGAGATCAACTATTTTGCTGCGAAACCCTACAATCAGCATTAT is a window encoding:
- the LOC115205974 gene encoding leucine-rich repeat and fibronectin type III domain-containing protein 1-like protein isoform X1 encodes the protein MDRLIFSLLVLAVSIRGQLCPKRCMCQNLSPSLAILCAKTGLLFVPTVIDRRTVELRLTENFITAIRRRDFANMTSLIHLTLSRNTISQIMPYTFEDLKRLRALHLDSNRLSVIRDDHFRGLTNLRHLILANNQLHDISPHAFDDFTGTLEDLDLSYNNLVDIPWETIGRLTNVNTLNMDHNLIEHVPQGIFTNLHKLARLDMTSNKLKKIPPDPLFLRIPVYAKAKGSPQSSLVMSFGGNPLHCNCELLWLRRLTREDDLETCASPPDLTAKYFWTIPEEEFICDPPVMTRKSAKTFTMEGQPTSLKCKANGDPDPEIHWISPEGRLISNTSRTVTFSNGSLDINITSMKDSGIFTCIASNAAGESTGQVELVVNLLPHLANSTNRLREPDPGPSDILTSAKSTTATGNDTRRNQEGRVLMAELTASSVLIKWPYQNHVPGIRMYQVQYNSSLDDTLIYRMIPSTNQDFLVRDLVSGREYDLCVLAVYDDGITSLTATRQVGCVQFITETEYSQCQALHSQFLGGTMIIIIGGIIVASVLVFIIILMIRYKVYSHQSMDTGKVGTLANIRAQTNGGQAGGQVSHSGSKVTENQEEQQGHAFAGVGVGPGTGVGGGVSGAASPNATLKNSNTMVLVVDCEKAVQISDMTAEDLLSPSKRRHSRTAFEMKRRASLTPKEATIVDVGGNTPAPVAADDDKRAHRDWSDFKI
- the LOC115205974 gene encoding leucine-rich repeat and fibronectin type III domain-containing protein 1-like protein isoform X2, giving the protein MDRLIFSLLVLAVSIRGQLCPKRCMCQNLSPSLAILCAKTGLLFVPTVIDRRTVELRLTENFITAIRRRDFANMTSLIHLTLSRNTISQIMPYTFEDLKRLRALHLDSNRLSVIRDDHFRGLTNLRHLILANNQLHDISPHAFDDFTGTLEDLDLSYNNLVDIPWETIGRLTNVNTLNMDHNLIEHVPQGIFTNLHKLARLDMTSNKLKKIPPDPLFLRIPVYAKAKGSPQSSLVMSFGGNPLHCNCELLWLRRLTREDDLETCASPPDLTAKYFWTIPEEEFICDPPVMTRKSAKTFTMEGQPTSLKCKANGDPDPEIHWISPEGRLISNTSRTVTFSNGSLDINITSMKDSGIFTCIASNAAGESTGQVELVVNLLPHLANSTNRLREPDPGPSDILTSAKSTTATGNDTRRNQEGRVLMAELTASSVLIKWPYQNHVPGIRMYQVQYNSSLDDTLIYRMIPSTNQDFLVRDLVSGREYDLCVLAVYDDGITSLTATRQVGCVQFITETEYSQCQALHSQFLGGTMIIIIGGIIVASVLVFIIILMIRYKVYSHQSMDTGKVGTLANIRAQTNGGQAGGQVSHSGSKVTENQEEQQGHAFAGVGVGPGTGVGGGVSGAASPNATLKNSNTMVLVVDCEKAVQISDMTAEDLLSPSKRRHSRTAFEMKRRASLTPKEATIVDVGGIEAYRTHNQ
- the LOC115205974 gene encoding leucine-rich repeat and fibronectin type III domain-containing protein 1-like protein isoform X3; protein product: MDRLIFSLLVLAVSIRGQLCPKRCMCQNLSPSLAILCAKTGLLFVPTVIDRRTVELRLTENFITAIRRRDFANMTSLIHLTLSRNTISQIMPYTFEDLKRLRALHLDSNRLSVIRDDHFRGLTNLRHLILANNQLHDISPHAFDDFTGTLEDLDLSYNNLVDIPWETIGRLTNVNTLNMDHNLIEHVPQGIFTNLHKLARLDMTSNKLKKIPPDPLFLRIPVYAKAKGSPQSSLVMSFGGNPLHCNCELLWLRRLTREDDLETCASPPDLTAKYFWTIPEEEFICDPPVMTRKSAKTFTMEGQPTSLKCKANGDPDPEIHWISPEGRLISNTSRTVTFSNGSLDINITSMKDSGIFTCIASNAAGESTGQVELVVNLLPHLANSTNRLREPDPGPSDILTSAKSTTATGNDTRRNQEGRVLMAELTASSVLIKWPYQNHVPGIRMYQVQYNSSLDDTLIYSACLRTRDG